A part of Tessaracoccus timonensis genomic DNA contains:
- a CDS encoding DEAD/DEAH box helicase — translation MGKNKRAVRQFTSPEELYLSGILPRTTAAVDSLWLHQGDVIRAYAERHQDTPDLALELPTGTGKTLPGLLIGEWVRRKAAGPVVYATPTRQLARQVAATAEREGVPAAILTGPAKCWGPAEEALVERGEAIGITTYSAVFNSSPKLPQPHLLIFDDAHAGEQFVGNEYGITIRRYDDEEAYLDVLEALKPFLSELLIQRLEGEPDPGAHHQVRLILPAVDQSALTKLDAVLADLPSPYSYKLAMIRSGLAACCVYLSYGGIQIRPMIPPTYENHIFARARQRIYLSATLGSGGELERAFGRREIVRMPLPTKTPPRSGRRLFVFPDLVKGQDATGLTRQIIGLTNKALVLSQDTVANAEAAAKELAGEEVPVMGRDDLEEQGLESFAGAPTGVLGLANRYDGLDLPGNACRIVVLGGKPDAVGLQERFLSERAEANAALAERMRTRIVQGAGRCTRGPNDYAVVVVLGSDIMKYFSRPENIQALEPELQAEVEFGWQNSRGAEPDEVLEKIQVFLEHGAGWRDQGEPAVAEFRQDADKIEPPGTEALGKAAVLEVEAWQLAFGSDWIGASEKLQEAVPLVGPAATRGYRGLLLYLAGVWLHLGAQDETQRSRARQLIREAACAANRSTWLKEMRELPGTEEVPLVAEDIMAVNCVVARLRGQLKSKQINSALAEMQDDLAQDEATRFERGLTTLGSFLGAEAAKPKGQGRCDSAWVWGTAMWITIEAKSEEHSDGLLPLKDVRQANTQLDQLAADRGMDHPPAGSPAIIVSDRLSVDPQHAQAANPNVYLTSSGVLREIAGDVAVVWADLLKTAVGVVSEHSQKQHVRSVMNENGCLPSQVINRLTQNRIRPGD, via the coding sequence TTGGGTAAGAACAAGAGGGCGGTTCGGCAGTTCACATCCCCAGAAGAGCTGTATCTCAGCGGTATTTTGCCGCGGACCACGGCTGCGGTGGACTCGCTTTGGCTGCATCAGGGCGATGTCATTCGCGCCTATGCAGAAAGACACCAGGATACTCCCGACCTTGCGCTGGAGCTGCCGACAGGTACAGGCAAGACGCTGCCTGGCTTGCTTATCGGGGAGTGGGTGCGACGGAAGGCCGCTGGCCCGGTCGTCTATGCGACGCCTACCAGGCAGCTCGCTCGTCAGGTAGCGGCGACAGCGGAGCGCGAGGGCGTTCCTGCCGCGATCCTGACCGGTCCCGCCAAATGCTGGGGTCCCGCGGAAGAGGCGTTGGTCGAGCGCGGCGAAGCGATTGGGATAACGACTTATAGCGCTGTTTTCAACAGCAGCCCGAAGCTGCCGCAACCCCATCTCTTGATCTTCGATGACGCCCATGCTGGTGAGCAGTTTGTGGGGAACGAGTACGGCATCACTATCCGCCGTTACGATGACGAGGAAGCATACCTCGATGTGTTGGAGGCGTTGAAGCCGTTCTTGTCTGAGCTCCTCATTCAGCGGCTTGAGGGCGAGCCGGACCCCGGCGCCCACCACCAAGTACGCCTGATTCTACCTGCGGTCGACCAATCGGCACTGACCAAGCTCGACGCCGTCCTGGCGGATTTGCCTAGTCCTTACTCGTACAAGCTCGCGATGATCAGGTCGGGCCTAGCGGCATGCTGTGTCTACTTGTCCTACGGCGGTATACAGATCAGGCCGATGATTCCTCCGACCTATGAGAATCACATCTTTGCCCGTGCCAGGCAGCGCATCTATTTGTCGGCGACTCTCGGCTCGGGCGGCGAACTCGAACGCGCCTTCGGGCGACGTGAGATCGTTCGAATGCCACTCCCAACTAAGACTCCTCCACGCTCAGGTCGGAGGCTGTTCGTCTTCCCGGACTTGGTCAAGGGGCAGGATGCGACCGGATTGACCAGACAGATTATCGGACTCACTAACAAGGCGCTCGTGCTGAGTCAGGATACTGTTGCCAACGCCGAGGCGGCAGCCAAGGAACTGGCCGGCGAGGAGGTGCCGGTCATGGGGCGAGACGACCTAGAGGAGCAGGGACTGGAGTCCTTCGCCGGGGCTCCGACTGGAGTGCTGGGTCTGGCTAACCGTTACGACGGCCTTGACTTGCCGGGTAACGCTTGTCGGATCGTTGTCCTTGGAGGTAAGCCGGATGCTGTTGGTTTGCAGGAGCGGTTCCTGAGCGAGCGAGCCGAAGCCAATGCCGCCCTTGCCGAACGAATGCGGACCCGCATTGTCCAAGGGGCTGGTCGCTGCACTCGTGGTCCGAACGACTATGCCGTGGTCGTCGTGCTCGGGTCAGACATCATGAAGTACTTCTCCCGGCCTGAGAACATCCAGGCGCTCGAGCCGGAGTTGCAGGCCGAGGTCGAGTTCGGCTGGCAGAACAGCAGAGGTGCCGAGCCTGACGAGGTTCTCGAGAAGATCCAGGTGTTTCTTGAACATGGGGCCGGCTGGCGTGATCAGGGGGAGCCAGCGGTGGCTGAGTTCCGGCAGGACGCCGACAAGATCGAGCCGCCAGGAACTGAAGCCCTCGGCAAGGCTGCAGTGCTGGAGGTTGAGGCGTGGCAACTGGCGTTTGGAAGCGACTGGATTGGTGCAAGCGAGAAGCTGCAGGAAGCAGTACCGCTTGTCGGTCCTGCTGCGACGCGGGGTTACCGCGGTCTACTGCTATACCTCGCTGGTGTCTGGTTGCACCTTGGCGCTCAGGACGAGACCCAGCGGTCGCGTGCCCGACAGCTCATTCGAGAGGCCGCATGCGCTGCCAACCGCAGCACCTGGCTCAAAGAGATGCGGGAGCTTCCGGGTACAGAGGAAGTCCCGCTCGTCGCAGAGGACATAATGGCAGTGAACTGTGTTGTCGCCCGGTTGCGCGGCCAACTCAAATCGAAGCAGATCAACTCCGCTCTCGCAGAGATGCAGGATGATTTAGCCCAGGACGAGGCGACCCGGTTTGAACGCGGCCTGACGACTTTGGGGTCGTTCCTCGGTGCCGAAGCTGCGAAGCCGAAGGGCCAAGGGCGCTGCGATTCCGCCTGGGTATGGGGTACTGCGATGTGGATAACTATTGAAGCCAAATCGGAAGAGCATAGCGACGGCCTACTTCCGCTCAAGGATGTTCGGCAAGCCAATACCCAGCTCGACCAGCTGGCGGCGGACCGAGGCATGGACCACCCGCCAGCGGGGAGTCCAGCGATCATTGTGTCCGACAGGTTGTCGGTGGATCCGCAGCACGCTCAGGCGGCGAATCCGAACGTTTATCTAACCTCGTCCGGCGTCTTGAGGGAGATCGCCGGCGATGTTGCAGTGGTCTGGGCCGATCTACTGAAGACCGCAGTCGGAGTTGTGTCCGAGCATAGTCAGAAGCAACATGTCCGATCTGTTATGAATGAGAACGGGTGCCTGCCCAGCCAGGTAATCAACCGACTCACGCAGAACCGGATCAGGCCCGGCGACTGA
- a CDS encoding discoidin domain-containing protein: MDNASSPNDFSRRFSIEVSNDAQHWRRIARAAGTPSNSQVQLAPTSARYVRILNHSNSGSWWSVHEVDVLRTITDTSPPAGTLLTAEAALGSEMSLRGWFNASDVGQQFVTRLGSVTFTGELPPQGAFTLAHEGSDSADAPSPDDDVDDEPSLPAPPKPDRPPIGLPSTGI, from the coding sequence TTGGACAATGCTTCCTCACCCAACGATTTCTCGAGGCGCTTCAGCATCGAGGTCTCCAACGACGCCCAACACTGGCGACGCATCGCTCGGGCTGCAGGGACTCCGTCGAACTCTCAGGTGCAGCTCGCGCCCACTTCGGCCCGCTACGTGCGAATCCTCAACCACAGCAACTCTGGCAGCTGGTGGTCCGTCCACGAGGTGGACGTCCTGAGAACCATCACTGATACTTCACCGCCGGCTGGCACGCTTCTGACAGCTGAGGCAGCACTCGGATCCGAGATGAGTCTCCGCGGTTGGTTCAATGCCAGCGATGTAGGCCAACAATTCGTTACAAGGTTGGGGAGCGTCACCTTTACCGGCGAACTGCCACCCCAGGGTGCCTTCACTCTCGCACACGAGGGCAGTGACTCCGCGGATGCACCGAGTCCCGACGATGACGTCGATGATGAGCCTTCACTACCGGCGCCACCCAAGCCCGACAGGCCACCCATCGGACTGCCATCCACTGGAATCTAA
- a CDS encoding glycogen/starch/alpha-glucan phosphorylase yields MAETAHSNGNFQADETPNVDHRVFGPSSEPTHALAIAPIATPPHTVDGFVKEFLHELNTTQGVTLETASINDQYMALALTVRNYLMARWLETTKANQRNHSKTVGYLSAEYLLGRQLGNALQASDLSKIAEEGLKQCGIELWRLRAQEVEPGLGNGGLGRLAACFIDSLATMNVSCIGYGIRYEYGIFRQTFVDGRQVEQPDTWLALGSPWEFPHPEASVKVNFGGHTESYTDDNGRERTRWVPAWDVQAVPYNYMVPGFKNGCVNTLRLWSAEATRAFDLQIFNAGDYAQAVRAQTFAENISKVLYPEDSTPQGKELRLQQQYFFVAASIRDFIRSLEDDFDLHNLHERIVFQLNDTHPVIGVPELMRVLIDEEGFEWDEAWEVTSKCFAYTCHTLLPEALEVWPTELLGRLLPRHLEIIYRINEEFLDEVRSAFPGDEVRVGRMSIIAEYPERSVRMAHLAAIAGIKINGVAELHSQLLRDKVLKDFAELWPDKFTNVTNGITPRRFIRMANYKLSDLISDTIGKGWVNDLERLRELEPFAEDDEFRARFREAKAFNKTRLTNLLAKRDGIELPDGHLLDVMVKRLHEYKRQSLKLMHIVSLYEQVISGKLQASDITPRTVVFGAKAAPGYRLAKDTIHLINKVSEVINADERLEGRLKVAFPANYNVTLAEKLIPAADLSEQISLAGMEASGTGNMKFALNGALTIGTDDGANVEIRKFVGDDNFFLFGMTEPEVAELHQKGYQPGEYYSNDPQLKAAVDLISSGVFSDGDRTTFESLVSSWLYHDRFMLFADFASYMDKQAEVEAKYADTDAWTRSAILNVARCGYFTSDRSMRDYMQRIWNITPRF; encoded by the coding sequence ATGGCTGAAACTGCGCATTCGAACGGCAACTTCCAGGCCGACGAGACCCCCAACGTTGATCACCGGGTATTTGGTCCTTCAAGCGAGCCGACCCACGCGTTGGCAATCGCCCCCATTGCTACTCCCCCGCACACCGTCGACGGCTTCGTGAAGGAGTTCCTACACGAGCTGAACACCACGCAGGGCGTGACCCTCGAGACGGCCAGCATTAACGACCAGTACATGGCGTTAGCGCTCACCGTCCGCAACTACTTGATGGCCCGCTGGCTGGAAACCACCAAGGCAAATCAGCGAAACCACAGCAAGACCGTCGGCTACCTGTCTGCGGAGTACCTCCTCGGCCGCCAGCTCGGCAACGCGTTGCAGGCTTCCGACCTCAGCAAGATCGCGGAGGAAGGCCTCAAGCAATGCGGCATTGAGCTGTGGCGTCTGCGCGCCCAGGAAGTCGAACCGGGCCTCGGCAACGGTGGCCTCGGCCGACTCGCCGCCTGCTTCATCGATTCGCTCGCGACGATGAACGTGTCCTGCATTGGCTACGGCATCCGCTACGAATACGGCATCTTCCGCCAGACCTTCGTCGACGGACGCCAGGTCGAGCAGCCCGACACCTGGCTCGCGCTCGGCTCCCCGTGGGAGTTCCCGCACCCCGAGGCTTCCGTCAAGGTGAACTTCGGCGGCCACACCGAGAGTTACACCGACGACAACGGCCGCGAGCGCACTCGCTGGGTCCCCGCGTGGGACGTCCAGGCGGTGCCCTACAACTACATGGTGCCGGGCTTCAAGAACGGCTGCGTGAACACCCTGCGCCTGTGGTCGGCTGAGGCGACGCGTGCGTTCGACCTCCAGATCTTCAACGCAGGCGACTACGCCCAGGCGGTGCGCGCCCAGACGTTCGCGGAGAACATCTCCAAGGTGCTCTACCCCGAGGACTCCACGCCACAGGGCAAGGAACTCCGCCTGCAGCAGCAGTACTTCTTCGTGGCCGCGTCGATCCGCGACTTCATCCGCAGCCTCGAGGACGACTTCGACCTGCACAACCTCCACGAGCGCATCGTCTTCCAGCTCAACGACACCCACCCCGTCATCGGCGTCCCCGAGCTCATGCGCGTGCTCATCGATGAGGAGGGTTTCGAGTGGGACGAGGCCTGGGAGGTCACGTCGAAGTGTTTCGCGTACACCTGCCACACGCTGCTGCCAGAAGCCCTCGAAGTATGGCCGACGGAGCTGCTGGGCCGCCTACTCCCCCGTCACCTGGAGATCATCTACCGCATCAACGAGGAGTTCCTCGACGAGGTGCGTTCCGCGTTCCCGGGCGACGAGGTACGCGTCGGGCGCATGTCCATCATCGCCGAATACCCCGAGCGTTCCGTGCGCATGGCGCATCTCGCGGCGATCGCCGGCATCAAGATCAACGGCGTCGCCGAGCTCCACTCCCAGCTGCTGCGTGACAAGGTGCTCAAGGACTTCGCCGAGCTGTGGCCCGACAAGTTCACGAACGTCACGAACGGCATCACGCCCCGTCGCTTCATCCGCATGGCGAACTACAAGCTCTCTGATCTCATTAGCGACACCATCGGCAAGGGCTGGGTGAACGACCTCGAACGCCTCCGTGAGCTGGAGCCGTTCGCGGAAGACGACGAGTTCCGCGCCCGGTTCCGTGAGGCCAAGGCGTTCAACAAGACGCGCCTGACGAACCTCCTCGCCAAGCGCGACGGCATCGAGCTGCCCGACGGTCACCTCCTCGACGTGATGGTCAAGCGCCTGCACGAGTACAAGCGTCAGTCGCTGAAGCTCATGCACATCGTCTCGCTGTACGAGCAGGTGATCTCCGGCAAACTCCAGGCCTCGGATATCACGCCGCGCACCGTCGTCTTCGGCGCGAAGGCCGCCCCCGGCTACCGCCTGGCGAAAGACACCATCCACCTCATCAACAAGGTGTCTGAAGTCATCAACGCAGACGAGCGCCTCGAGGGGCGCCTCAAGGTGGCCTTCCCAGCGAACTACAACGTCACACTCGCCGAGAAGCTCATCCCAGCGGCCGACCTCTCGGAGCAGATCTCGCTCGCGGGCATGGAGGCATCCGGCACGGGCAACATGAAGTTCGCCCTAAACGGCGCGCTCACCATCGGTACGGACGACGGCGCCAACGTCGAAATCCGCAAGTTCGTGGGCGACGACAATTTCTTCCTGTTCGGCATGACCGAGCCGGAAGTGGCCGAGCTGCACCAGAAGGGCTATCAGCCGGGCGAGTACTACTCGAACGACCCGCAGCTCAAGGCAGCCGTCGACCTCATCTCGTCGGGCGTCTTCTCCGACGGCGACCGCACCACCTTCGAGTCGCTGGTCTCCAGCTGGCTCTACCACGACCGCTTCATGCTGTTCGCCGACTTCGCCTCCTACATGGACAAGCAGGCCGAGGTGGAAGCGAAGTACGCCGACACCGACGCGTGGACGCGCTCCGCGATCTTGAACGTCGCCCGCTGCGGCTACTTCACCTCCGACCGCTCCATGCGCGACTACATGCAGCGCATCTGGAACATCACGCCGAGGTTCTAA
- a CDS encoding DUF2568 domain-containing protein — protein MTAILFMLVFLVELLTWVSIGVVFYARAGGGFVGWIVAAAAVCVVLAAWARWAAPSSRTRTPAKAAMTKIVVYGIAVVGMASIGHLVFALVLAVSAFVLSRALAAATGR, from the coding sequence GTGACAGCGATCCTCTTCATGCTCGTGTTTCTCGTGGAGCTGCTCACCTGGGTGTCGATTGGCGTTGTGTTTTATGCCCGAGCCGGCGGTGGCTTTGTCGGATGGATCGTGGCTGCGGCAGCGGTGTGCGTGGTGCTGGCCGCTTGGGCGCGCTGGGCTGCACCGTCGTCGAGAACCCGCACCCCGGCCAAAGCGGCCATGACGAAGATCGTCGTGTACGGCATCGCGGTGGTGGGGATGGCCTCCATTGGGCATCTCGTGTTTGCCCTCGTGCTCGCGGTGTCTGCCTTCGTGCTCTCGCGCGCGTTGGCTGCCGCCACCGGACGCTAA